In Candidatus Fusobacterium pullicola, one DNA window encodes the following:
- the ffh gene encoding signal recognition particle protein: MLDNLGSRFQEIFKKVRGHGKLSESNIKEALREVKMSLLEADVNYKVVKDFTAKIQEKAIGTDVLKGINPSQQFIKIVNDELVELLGGTNARLTKGVRNPTVLMLAGLQGAGKTTFAAKLGNYLKKQGEKVLMVGADVYRPAAIKQLQVLGEQTGIEVYSEENHQDAVGICERGLAKAKELGSTYMIIDTAGRLHIDEKLMDELKEIKRLTRPQEILLVVDAMIGQDAVNLAESFNNVLNIDGVVLTKLDGDTRGGAALSIKAVVGKPIKFVGVGEKIDDIELFHPERLVSRILGMGDVVSLVEKAQSAINEEDAKSLEEKIRTQKFDLDDFLKQLQNIKKLGSLGSILKMIPGMGQIGDLAPAEKEMKKVEAIIQSMTKEERKKPEILKASRKQRIAKGSGTEVADVNRLLKQFEQMKAMMKMFSGGKMPSLPSMGGFKGGKFPF, translated from the coding sequence ATGTTAGATAATTTAGGTTCTAGATTTCAGGAGATATTTAAAAAAGTTAGAGGACATGGAAAACTAAGTGAAAGTAATATAAAAGAAGCTCTTAGAGAGGTTAAAATGTCTCTTCTAGAAGCTGACGTTAACTACAAAGTTGTAAAAGATTTCACTGCAAAAATTCAAGAGAAAGCTATTGGAACAGATGTCCTAAAGGGAATAAATCCAAGTCAACAGTTTATAAAAATAGTAAATGATGAACTAGTAGAGCTTTTAGGTGGAACAAATGCTAGACTTACAAAGGGAGTTAGAAACCCCACTGTATTAATGTTAGCAGGATTACAGGGGGCAGGAAAAACAACTTTTGCAGCAAAGCTAGGAAATTACCTAAAAAAACAGGGTGAAAAGGTTTTAATGGTAGGAGCTGACGTATATAGACCAGCAGCTATTAAACAGTTACAAGTCTTAGGAGAGCAAACAGGAATAGAGGTTTACTCTGAAGAAAATCACCAAGATGCTGTAGGAATTTGTGAAAGAGGACTTGCAAAGGCTAAAGAATTAGGTTCTACTTATATGATAATAGATACTGCTGGTAGATTACATATAGATGAAAAGCTTATGGATGAGTTAAAGGAGATAAAGAGATTAACAAGACCACAAGAGATTCTATTAGTAGTAGATGCTATGATCGGACAAGATGCTGTAAACTTAGCAGAGTCATTTAATAATGTTCTTAATATAGATGGTGTAGTACTAACAAAACTAGATGGAGACACTAGAGGAGGAGCTGCTCTTTCAATAAAAGCAGTTGTAGGAAAACCTATAAAATTTGTAGGAGTTGGAGAGAAAATTGATGATATAGAACTTTTCCATCCAGAAAGACTTGTTTCAAGAATTTTAGGAATGGGAGATGTTGTATCACTAGTTGAGAAAGCTCAAAGTGCTATAAATGAAGAGGATGCTAAATCACTAGAGGAAAAGATAAGAACTCAAAAATTTGATTTAGACGATTTCTTAAAGCAATTACAAAATATTAAAAAACTAGGTTCATTAGGAAGTATCTTAAAAATGATACCTGGAATGGGACAGATTGGAGATTTAGCTCCTGCTGAAAAAGAGATGAAAAAGGTAGAGGCAATAATTCAATCGATGACAAAAGAGGAAAGAAAGAAACCAGAAATTCTTAAGGCAAGTAGAAAGCAGAGAATTGCTAAGGGAAGTGGAACAGAGGTAGCTGATGTAAATAGACTTCTAAAGCAATTTGAACAAATGAAAGCTATGATGAAGATGTTCAGTGGTGGAAAGATGCCATCATTACCTTCAATGGGTGGATTTAAAGGTGGAAAATTCCCATTTTAA
- the rpsP gene encoding 30S ribosomal protein S16 has product MLKLRLTRLGDKKRPSYRIAAMEALSKRDGKAVAYLGNYFPLEDSRVVLKEEEIVKFLLNGAQPTRTVKSILVKAGVWAKFEEAKKR; this is encoded by the coding sequence ATGTTAAAATTAAGATTAACTAGATTAGGAGACAAAAAAAGACCTTCTTATAGAATCGCAGCTATGGAAGCATTATCAAAAAGAGATGGTAAAGCAGTTGCTTACTTAGGAAACTACTTCCCATTAGAAGATTCTAGAGTAGTATTAAAAGAGGAAGAAATAGTAAAATTCTTATTAAATGGAGCTCAACCAACTAGAACTGTAAAATCAATATTAGTTAAAGCTGGAGTATGGGCAAAATTCGAAGAAGCTAAAAAAAGATAA